From one Magnolia sinica isolate HGM2019 chromosome 18, MsV1, whole genome shotgun sequence genomic stretch:
- the LOC131233377 gene encoding transcription factor bHLH57-like, with protein MERLQGPVNPRFLGEHLNVECLDQSNALDFSYGPFLNTDSLRFGAPFSNPSFDDKIPFLQMLEGVESPSVSPLPESNFQLLLRLQQQKNPWKKTHVPETDSRILPLELESCITHVSESHSPVKSEAKEHQYPHSSSCLEAVSCCREPISPENCKDVGNSSPSSFWVSEQTTPPFLKAPPIREKRKRKRAKPCKNHEEVESQRMTHIVVERNRRKQMNDHLNALRSLMPSSFIQRGDQASIVGGAIDFVKELEQLLQSLHAQKQRRQTEKEGYGAHALIPFNDFFVSPQYTAYSQQPHSKYTVDTHIDDEGQHVEFAIKNAAAVADIEVTVVQMHVNLKILSPRKPEQLLKAIAALEDLSLAILHLNVTSSEHSVLYSFNLKIEEGCKLGSADEIAAAVYRIFRFINGG; from the exons ATGGAAAGGCTCCAAGGACCCGTCAACCCCCGC TTCCTTGGAGAGCATTTAAATGTGGAGTGCTTGGACCAAAGCAATGCATTGGATTTTAGCTATGGGCCATTTCTCAATACAGATAGCTTGAGATTTGGGGCACCTTTCTCGAACCCCAGCTTCGACGATAAAATTCCATTTCTCCAAATGCTAGAAGGTGTTGAATCCCCATCCGTTTCACCATTACCAGAATCAAACTTTCAGCTTCTTCTAAGATTGCAGCAGCAAAAGAATCCTTGGAAGAAGACCCACGTCCCTGAAACCGACTCTAGAATCCTGCCATTAGAGCTCGAAAGCTGCATAACCCATGTATCAGAATCGCATTCCCCTGTTAAATCCGAAGCCAAGGAGCACCAATATCCCCACTCCTCTTCATGTCTAGAAGCCGTAAGCTGCTGCCGAGAACCCATTTCTCCAGAAAATTGCAAGGATGTCGGAAATTCCAGTCCATCTTCCTTCTGGGTTTCAGAACAAACAACACCCCCATTTCTGAAAGCACCCCCAATTcgagagaagagaaaaaggaagagagcaAAGCCGTGCAAGAACCATGAAGAGGTTGAGAGCCAACGGATGACCCACATTGTCGTGGAACGCAATCGGCGGAAGCAGATGAATGATCATCTAAACGCCCTTCGGTCTCTCATGCCATCTTCCTTCATTCAGAGA GGAGACCAAGCTTCGATAGTTGGAGGTGCCATAGATTTCGTGAAGGAGTTAGAACAGCTCTTACAATCGCTTCATGCACAGAAGCAAAGGCGACAAACAGAGAAAGAAGGATATGGAGCCCATGCTTTGATACCTTTCAATGACTTCTTCGTATCGCCACAATACACGGCCTACTCCCAACAGCCACACTCCAAATACACCGTTGATACCCACATTGATGATGAAGGCCAGCATGTCGAATTCGCCATCAAGAACGCAGCTGCAGTGGCCGATATTGAGGTGACGGTCGTCCAAATGCACGTAAATCTCAAGATCTTGTCGCCGAGGAAGCCAGAGCAGCTTCTCAAGGCCATTGCCGCTCTGGAAGATCTCTCCTTAGCTATATTACACCTCAATGTAACTTCTTCAGAACACTCAGTTCTCTACTCCTTTAATCTCAAG ATAGAAGAGGGGTGTAAGCTTGGGTCAGCTGACGAGATTGCAGCAGCCGTCTATCGGATTTTTCGCTTCATTAACGGCGGATGA
- the LOC131234052 gene encoding metal tolerance protein 1-like: MEGQNPQHGQIMEVSGDVPMGGPSPSGSKICGGATCGFSDSKTISKDAKERSASMRKLLIAVTLCIIFMSIEVVGGIKANSLAILTDAAHLLSDVAAFAISLFSLWASGWEANPRQSYGFFRIEILGALVSIQMIWLLAGILVYEAIARLIHDTDEVKGFLMFVVAAFGLVVNIIMALLLGHDHGHGGHSHGHGGHNHGHGDHGHDAEHAHGMRVTTHHSGQSKNKDEHDHIHHSIHVEDGDLHSPLIGHPEDCCDSKGGSKETKPNKNQNINVQGAYIHVLGDSIQSVGVMIGGAIIWYKPEWKIIDLICTLIFSVIVLGTTIKMLRSILEVLMESTPREIDATMLENGLCEMDGVVAVHELHIWAITVGKVLLACHVTITPEADADLVLDKVVGYIKREYNISHVTIQIERQ, from the coding sequence ATGGAAGGACAAAATCCCCAACATGGCCAGATCATGGAAGTAAGCGGTGATGTGCCCATGGGAGGGCCCAGCCCAAGTGGGAGCAAGATTTGTGGAGGAGCAACTTGTGGGTTCTCCGACTCTAAGACCATCTCTAAAGATGCAAAAGAAAGGTCTGCATCCATGCGGAAACTTCTGATAGCGGTCACCCTCTGCATCATCTTCATGAGCATTGAAGTAGTCGGCGGCATCAAAGCGAACAGTCTCGCAATCTTAACCGATGCGGCCCATCTGCTCTCGGATGTCGCAGCTTTCGCCATCTCTTTGTTCTCATTGTGGGCATCGGGGTGGGAAGCAAACCCACGTCAGTCTTATGGTTTCTTCCGGATTGAGATCCTTGGTGCTCTGGTTTCCATTCAGATGATATGGCTACTGGCCGGCATACTAGTCTATGAAGCCATTGCAAGACTAATCCACGACACTGATGAAGTCAAGGGCTTTCTGATGTTCGTTGTTGCTGCTTTTGGTCTGGTTGTTAACATCATCATGGCTCTCCTGTTGGGTCATGATCATGGCCATGGTGGCCACAGTCATGGTCATGGCGGGCATAACCATGGCCATGGCGACCATGGTCATGATGCAGAGCATGCCCATGGGATGAGAGTAACCACACATCATTCGGGTCAATCAAAGAACAAGGATGAGCACGATCACATTCACCATAGCATTCATGTGGAAGACGGGGATCTTCACTCCCCCCTAATCGGGCATCCTGAAGATTGCTGTGACTCGAAGGGTGGTTCGAAGGAAACCAAACCAAATAAAAATCAGAACATCAACGTACAGGGGGCGTATATCCATGTACTAGGGGACTCCATCCAGAGTGTTGGAGTGATGATTGGTGGGGCGATCATATGGTACAAGCCCGAGTGGAAGATAATTGATCTGATATGCACGCTCATCTTCTCTGTGATTGTGCTGGGGACCACAATCAAGATGCTGCGCAGCATACTGGAGGTCCTGATGGAGAGCACACCGAGGGAGATTGATGCAACGATGCTCGAGAACGGTCTCTGCGAGATGGATGGGGTGGTGGCCGTTCACGAGCTGCACATATGGGCCATCACTGTTGGGAAGGTCCTGTTGGCATGCCACGTGACGATAACGCCAGAGGCAGATGCGGACCTCGTGCTAGACAAGGTGGTGGGGTACATTAAGAGGGAATACAATATCAGCCATGTAACCATACAGATAGAGCGCCAGTAA